One genomic window of Ornithorhynchus anatinus isolate Pmale09 chromosome 12, mOrnAna1.pri.v4, whole genome shotgun sequence includes the following:
- the NPY1R gene encoding neuropeptide Y receptor type 1: protein MNTTAFSYVENHSVEYNFSEKNSQFLPFEDDECHVPLTMVFTLALAYGAVIILGISGNLALIIIILKQKEMRNVTNILIVNLSFSDLLVTIMCLPFTFVYTLMDHWVFGEPMCKLNPFVQCVSITVSIFSLVLIAIERHQLIINPRGWRPNNRHAYMGIAVIWVLAVASSLPFVIYQVLSDEPFQNVTLEAFKDKYVCFDQFPSDSHRLSYTTVLLLLQYFGPLCFIFICYFKIYIRLKRRNNMMDKMRDNKYRSTETKRINIMLLSIVVAFAVCWLPLTIFNTVFDWNHQAIATCNHNLLFLLCHLTAMISTCVNPIFYGFLNKNFQRDLQFFFNFCDFRSRDDDYETIAMSTMHTDVSKTSLKQASPVAFKKINPSDDTEKI from the exons ATGAATACAACGGCATTTTCCTACGTCGAGAACCATTCCGTCGAGTATAATTTTTCAGAGAAGAATTCCCAGTTTCTGCCCTTCGAGGATGACGAATGCCACGTGCCCTTGACTATGGTCTTTACGTTGGCCCTGGCTTATGGAGCCGTCATCATCCTTGGGATCTCCGGAAATCTGGCcttgatcatcatcatcttaaaacAGAAGGAGATGAGGAATGTCACCAATATCCTCATCGTGAATCTCTCCTTCTCGGACCTCCTGGTGACAATTATGTGTCTCCCCTTTACTTTCGTCTACACTCTGATGGACCACTGGGTCTTTGGCGAGCCAATGTGCAAACTGAATCCTTTCGTGCAGTGCGTCTCCATCACCGTCTCCATCTTCTCCCTGGTTCTCATTGCCATCGAACGCCATCAGCTGATCATCAATCCCCGTGGCTGGAGGCCAAATAACAGACACGCGTACATGGGGATCGCGGTCATCTGGGTCCTCGCCGTGGCGTCTTCTCTGCCTTTCGTGATCTACCAGGTACTGTCCGACGAGCCGTTCCAAAACGTGACGCTTGAAGCGTTCAAGGACAAGTACGTGTGCTTTGATCAGTTTCCTTCAGACTCTCACAGGCTGTCTTACACCACCGTCCTCCTGCTGCTCCAGTACTTTGGCCCACTCTGTTTCATATTTATTTGCTACTTCAAG ATCTACATCCGTCTGAAAAGGAGGAACAACATGATGGACAAGATGAGAGACAATAAGTACAGGTCTACCGAAACCAAAAGAATCAATATCATGCTCCTGTCCATCGTGGTCGCCTTTGCCGTCTGCTGGCTGCCGCTCACCATCTTCAACACCGTGTTCGACTGGAATCACCAGGCCATTGCCACCTGTAATCATAATCTGctgttcctgctctgccacctcacAGCCATGATCTCCACCTGCGTCAACCCCATCTTTTATGGGTTCCTCAACAAGAACTTCCAGAGAGACTTACAGTTCTTCTTTAACTTCTGTGATTTTCGCTCCCGGGACGATGACTATGAAACCATAGCCATGTCCACCATGCACACAGATGTTTCTAAGACATCTTTAAAACAAGCAAGCCCGGtcgcatttaaaaaaatcaatcccaGTGATGATACCGAAAAAATCTGA